In a single window of the Streptomyces sp. NBC_00353 genome:
- a CDS encoding DUF1684 domain-containing protein → MSKAVTHAAVPDQPTDPAADWEAWRAERRRSITSPSGNLALVETRWAPAGERPDLDAARAGQPGNVTVTTVERTDLVTGEPEHGLRFWDAQSPAIQNFDRTDAFPYDPAWVLEASYTPVPGARRVGFEHIRDNGGTRDLAVPGDIALTLDGQEYVLSAFDDDGTLLLVFGDPTNGDITYGAGRFLFVTHTGEGRVLLDFNRAFVPPCGFSDQYNCPMPPRQNRFHLPVEAGEKRPVFSDGFPAQH, encoded by the coding sequence ATGAGTAAAGCCGTGACCCACGCCGCCGTCCCGGATCAGCCGACCGACCCCGCCGCGGACTGGGAGGCATGGCGCGCCGAGCGACGGCGCTCCATCACTTCGCCCTCCGGCAACCTCGCCCTCGTGGAGACCCGCTGGGCCCCGGCCGGTGAGCGTCCCGACCTCGACGCGGCCCGCGCCGGACAGCCGGGGAATGTGACCGTCACCACGGTCGAGCGCACCGACCTCGTCACCGGCGAGCCGGAGCACGGTCTGCGCTTCTGGGACGCGCAGTCGCCCGCGATCCAGAACTTCGATCGCACCGATGCCTTCCCGTACGACCCGGCCTGGGTGCTGGAGGCCTCGTACACCCCGGTGCCGGGCGCCCGGCGGGTCGGTTTCGAGCACATCCGCGACAACGGCGGTACCCGTGACCTCGCCGTGCCGGGTGACATCGCGCTCACCCTGGACGGACAGGAGTACGTGCTGAGCGCCTTCGACGACGACGGCACCCTGCTTCTTGTCTTCGGTGACCCCACCAACGGCGACATCACCTACGGCGCCGGGCGCTTCCTCTTCGTCACCCACACCGGCGAGGGCCGTGTCCTCCTCGACTTCAACCGCGCCTTCGTGCCGCCGTGCGGATTCTCGGACCAGTACAACTGTCCGATGCCGCCGCGGCAGAACCGTTTCCACCTGCCCGTCGAGGCCGGCGAGAAGCGCCCCGTCTTCAGTGACGGCTTCCCCGCGCAGCACTGA
- a CDS encoding TetR/AcrR family transcriptional regulator, whose amino-acid sequence MGRVSQAQAQENRKRVVANASRLFREQGTGVSVADLMKSAGMTQGGFYKQFASKDALVGEATVHAFAQLEARRTAELDEHDGRRDAARQGLIDYYLSTRHRDNAGDGCPAAALAADMARDAGDAAHDVYIEGVRDFAQWLATDDEDGLARLATLVGALLLARATNGSPLSEEILHAAHTALSDDS is encoded by the coding sequence ATGGGCCGAGTGTCACAGGCACAGGCACAGGAGAACCGGAAGCGCGTGGTCGCCAACGCCTCCAGGCTGTTCCGCGAGCAGGGCACCGGCGTCAGCGTCGCGGACCTGATGAAGTCGGCCGGGATGACCCAGGGCGGCTTCTACAAGCAGTTCGCCTCCAAGGACGCCCTGGTCGGTGAGGCCACCGTGCACGCCTTCGCTCAGCTGGAGGCGCGCCGCACGGCAGAGCTCGACGAGCACGACGGGCGACGTGACGCCGCCCGTCAGGGCCTGATCGACTACTACCTGTCGACCCGGCACCGCGACAACGCCGGCGACGGCTGTCCCGCCGCCGCGCTCGCCGCCGACATGGCCCGGGACGCGGGTGACGCCGCCCACGACGTCTACATCGAGGGAGTGCGCGACTTCGCCCAGTGGCTCGCCACCGACGACGAAGACGGCCTGGCCCGCCTGGCCACCCTGGTCGGCGCCCTCCTGCTGGCCCGCGCCACCAACGGCTCCCCACTGTCCGAGGAGATCCTCCACGCCGCCCACACGGCCCTGTCGGACGACAGCTGA
- a CDS encoding DUF6381 family protein, whose amino-acid sequence MSVAGESGARAQQLLQKAQEMEQAAERISDPQERQRLKDKARELKQQSKQASSGDIDPIV is encoded by the coding sequence ATGAGCGTTGCAGGCGAGTCCGGTGCCCGTGCCCAGCAACTTCTCCAGAAGGCACAGGAGATGGAACAGGCCGCAGAGCGCATCTCCGACCCGCAGGAGCGTCAGCGGCTGAAGGACAAGGCCCGCGAGCTCAAGCAGCAGAGCAAGCAGGCGAGCAGCGGGGACATCGACCCCATCGTGTAA
- a CDS encoding peptidoglycan-binding domain-containing protein: MIRRKCSALGAALLTAGALATTTPEAAAADKTCPYTSSIDRPALTYVSTGLSVKQAQCLSNVWGGVPKLAVNGVFGTATSKKIIWIQGCHGLGRTGVVDQDTWRVLYHPALDCYDPYPK, translated from the coding sequence ATGATCCGCCGCAAGTGTTCGGCCCTCGGCGCAGCGCTGCTGACCGCCGGGGCCCTGGCGACGACGACGCCCGAGGCGGCCGCCGCCGATAAGACATGCCCCTACACGTCCTCCATCGATCGCCCCGCGCTCACGTACGTGAGCACCGGTCTTTCCGTGAAGCAGGCGCAGTGTCTGAGCAACGTGTGGGGCGGTGTTCCGAAACTCGCCGTCAACGGGGTCTTCGGCACCGCCACGTCGAAGAAGATCATCTGGATTCAGGGATGTCACGGCCTGGGCAGAACCGGAGTCGTCGACCAGGACACCTGGCGGGTGCTTTACCACCCCGCACTGGACTGCTACGACCCGTATCCGAAGTGA
- a CDS encoding HAD family hydrolase: MIQAVLLDLDATLLDYGMPAWRATVRAVCDVLVRSAPDLDADSLHDAYTRRYLDHMRAGGDGAQHPPGRIPDADCIWRECWRQALDECGHAGLADPATDEYKRQRCRRYVLFDDVANTLSALRSASYRLGLVTNGPGDAQRDKITATGLDRFLDVTVISGEVAVSKPDQRIFEITLERMGLGPADVCHVGDSLVTDIGGALNAGLGASIWLNRSHVARDPLLRPPSHEITSLHELPALMRKGSALGSAGARPDDATAPGAR; the protein is encoded by the coding sequence ATGATCCAGGCGGTACTGCTAGACCTCGACGCAACCTTGCTCGACTACGGCATGCCCGCCTGGAGGGCGACCGTGCGGGCCGTGTGCGACGTCCTGGTCCGGTCGGCCCCCGATCTCGATGCCGACTCGCTGCACGACGCCTATACACGCCGCTATCTCGACCACATGCGCGCGGGCGGGGACGGTGCGCAGCACCCGCCCGGCCGGATCCCGGATGCCGATTGCATCTGGAGGGAGTGCTGGCGGCAGGCACTCGACGAGTGCGGGCACGCCGGACTCGCCGATCCTGCGACCGATGAATACAAGCGGCAGCGTTGTCGGCGCTACGTCCTGTTCGACGACGTGGCGAACACGCTGAGTGCACTTCGCAGCGCCTCGTACCGGTTGGGGCTTGTCACCAACGGTCCGGGCGACGCGCAGCGGGACAAGATCACGGCGACCGGTCTGGACAGATTCCTGGACGTCACCGTGATCTCGGGCGAGGTAGCCGTGTCCAAGCCCGATCAGAGGATTTTCGAGATCACCCTCGAACGCATGGGCCTCGGGCCCGCCGATGTCTGCCATGTGGGCGACAGCCTGGTGACCGACATCGGCGGAGCGCTCAACGCGGGTCTGGGTGCCTCGATATGGCTGAACCGGTCGCACGTGGCGCGCGACCCCCTGCTGCGTCCCCCGTCACACGAGATCACTTCTCTTCACGAACTTCCTGCCCTGATGCGGAAAGGTTCCGCCCTCGGATCGGCGGGAGCGCGCCCGGACGACGCGACGGCCCCGGGAGCGCGCTGA
- a CDS encoding CBS domain-containing protein, which produces MSEKLLARDIMTGGVQCVGAHESLFEVAKTMRDLGVGCLPICGDNNRLTGLITDRDIVVKCCAEGVDPATVQAGSFNAKIHWIDAEADAADVLTTMEEHQIKRLPVIDVKGGHRLVGMITEADLAKNLSDEQIAEFVSCVYATAQT; this is translated from the coding sequence ATGTCCGAGAAGCTGCTGGCTCGAGACATCATGACCGGTGGCGTGCAGTGCGTCGGTGCACACGAGTCGCTGTTCGAGGTAGCGAAGACGATGCGCGATCTGGGTGTCGGTTGCCTACCCATCTGCGGCGACAACAACAGGCTCACTGGCTTGATCACCGACCGGGACATCGTCGTCAAGTGCTGCGCCGAGGGCGTCGACCCTGCAACCGTGCAGGCCGGGTCTTTCAATGCCAAGATCCACTGGATCGATGCCGAAGCGGACGCCGCCGATGTCCTGACGACCATGGAGGAACATCAGATCAAGCGACTGCCCGTGATCGACGTGAAGGGCGGCCACCGCCTGGTCGGCATGATCACGGAGGCCGATCTCGCGAAGAACCTGAGCGACGAACAGATCGCTGAATTCGTGAGCTGCGTGTACGCGACTGCTCAGACGTAG
- a CDS encoding ABC transporter substrate-binding protein — MSIKKTSLYGGATAAALALTLTACGGGSNGGGAAGGAYDKNATVNIGSLYEPQNLDNTAGGGQGVTEALNGNVYEGLFKLTDDGKVENLLAQDYKVSGDGLTYTFTLRDGVKFHSGKKLTSQDVKYSLEKVIAKDSQSARKSNLEVIKSVETPDARTVKVQLSKKSISFVYNLSYVWIINSDAKSLKTSEDGTGPYRLNKWTRGSALGLDRFAGYWGDAARNKQVVFHYYKDATALNNALLTNAVDVVTSEQSPDALDQFKSNQNYKVNDGNSTTKLLLAFNDKAKPFTDVKVRQAVSSAIDDKKLLESVWGGYGKLIGSMVPPTDPWYEDLTKVNAYDTARAKKLLAEAGYENGFTFTLDTPNYDPHPTAATFIKSQLAKVGITVEINTITPDEWYTKVYKNHDFTATLQEHVNDRDLVWYGNPDFYWGYDNKQVTKWVEEAEQASGTAEQTDLLKKVNRRTAEDAASDWLYLYPQIVVASSKVSGYPVNGLNSQFFAYDIEKG, encoded by the coding sequence ATGAGCATCAAGAAGACCTCTCTGTACGGCGGCGCCACCGCTGCCGCCCTCGCCCTGACCCTCACCGCCTGCGGCGGGGGCTCCAACGGGGGCGGCGCCGCCGGAGGGGCGTACGACAAGAACGCCACGGTCAACATCGGTTCGCTCTACGAGCCGCAGAATCTCGACAACACCGCGGGCGGTGGCCAGGGCGTCACCGAGGCGCTCAACGGCAACGTGTACGAGGGGCTGTTCAAGCTCACCGATGACGGCAAGGTCGAGAATCTGCTCGCCCAGGACTACAAGGTCAGCGGCGACGGACTCACGTACACCTTCACCCTGCGCGACGGTGTGAAGTTCCACAGCGGCAAGAAGCTCACCAGCCAGGACGTCAAGTACAGCCTGGAGAAGGTGATAGCCAAGGACTCGCAGTCCGCCCGCAAGAGCAATCTCGAGGTCATCAAGTCCGTCGAGACACCGGACGCGCGCACGGTGAAGGTCCAGCTGTCGAAGAAGTCGATCTCCTTCGTCTACAACCTCTCCTACGTGTGGATCATCAACTCCGACGCGAAGAGCCTCAAGACGAGCGAGGACGGCACCGGCCCGTACCGGCTGAACAAGTGGACCCGCGGTTCCGCTCTCGGCCTCGACCGGTTCGCCGGGTACTGGGGTGACGCGGCCAGGAACAAGCAGGTCGTCTTCCACTACTACAAGGACGCGACCGCTCTCAACAACGCGCTCCTGACCAATGCCGTGGACGTCGTCACGAGCGAGCAGTCGCCCGACGCCCTCGACCAGTTCAAGAGCAACCAGAACTACAAGGTCAACGACGGCAACTCGACGACCAAGCTGCTGCTCGCCTTCAACGACAAGGCCAAGCCCTTCACGGACGTCAAGGTCCGCCAGGCCGTCTCCTCCGCCATCGACGACAAGAAGCTTCTGGAGTCGGTCTGGGGCGGCTACGGCAAGCTCATCGGCTCCATGGTGCCGCCCACCGACCCGTGGTACGAGGACCTCACCAAGGTCAACGCCTACGACACCGCGCGAGCCAAGAAGCTGCTCGCCGAGGCCGGATACGAGAACGGCTTCACCTTCACCCTCGACACCCCGAACTACGACCCGCACCCGACGGCGGCGACCTTCATCAAGTCGCAGCTCGCCAAGGTCGGCATCACCGTCGAGATCAACACCATCACACCGGACGAGTGGTACACGAAGGTCTACAAGAACCACGACTTCACGGCCACGCTCCAGGAACACGTCAACGACCGCGACCTGGTCTGGTACGGCAACCCCGACTTCTACTGGGGCTACGACAACAAGCAGGTCACGAAGTGGGTCGAAGAGGCCGAGCAGGCGTCCGGCACGGCTGAGCAGACCGACCTGCTGAAGAAGGTCAACCGCCGGACCGCGGAGGACGCGGCCAGCGACTGGCTGTACCTGTACCCGCAGATCGTCGTGGCGAGCAGCAAGGTGTCCGGCTACCCGGTCAACGGCCTCAACTCGCAGTTCTTCGCGTACGACATCGAGAAGGGCTGA